The genomic segment CGGAACAGAATTATCATTTATTTCTTTTCCGATTAATGATCTATTTTCTCTTGTAACTATTTCAGTTCCAAACAACTGAGTGATCCATTGAACTATTTTTCCATGTGTAGTCGCATTAATAATACTGCCCGTTGTAAAAACAAATACAATAATCAGTATTGCAGCCACAATATGAGTCATCCATTTATTATTGAGACATTTGTCCCTATTTAACCGATAATTTCTACCTGTGTTTTTATGTTCCAAACATTGTGCTGCTTCCAAGATGTATTTATCATCTATCTCATTCATTGCATAAAAAATATTTGTCTTCATAAATATTTCCTTTCCGTTAATTGTTTTTTTAACTTTTTCCTTGTTCTAAATAAAATGGATTCCACTTTACTTATGCTCATATTAGTGCATTTTGCAATTTCTTTTACCGGCATGAAATACCAATATCTCAATATAAAAATCTGACGGTGAGATTTTGATAAAGATGTCATGAAAATATCAATTTGTTCTTTTAATTCATTCTCCCTCCAATCATCCATATACTCTTTTGCTAAATAATTACTTAGCTCCTCATACGGCACACACTTATCTATATCTCTTTTGGCAGCATGAATATATTCATATTTTTTTAATGCTTGATTCCTTGCAATCTTTAAAAGATAAGCTTTCAAATTATCCGGTATTATAGGCGGAATTGTCATCCAGGCTCCTAAATATGTATCATTTCTACATTCTTCAACATCTAAAGTATTCTTTATTAATTTACAGATTAAAAAAGTTACAATTTTTCCATACTTTTTATCTGTTTCTATCAATGCATTTTCAGATCTATAATTATATAGCTCAATGATTTTTCTGTCTTCCATTCATTTCCTCCTTTCACTATATAAGTACGGATTTCAGTTTGGATTCTTGCAAATACTTTAAAATTTTTTTTATTAAAGGAAAGGGGCTATCGGTTAATGAATATGTACCCTTCTAGGTAAACAAGTGAAATAATAAAAACTTGTCACTTAGGAGGGAGCAGTTCAATTAACCGACAGCCCCTTTAGTAAAATAGAATATGGGTGAATTTTCTGTCTG from the Blautia wexlerae DSM 19850 genome contains:
- a CDS encoding RNA polymerase sigma factor, with the protein product MEDRKIIELYNYRSENALIETDKKYGKIVTFLICKLIKNTLDVEECRNDTYLGAWMTIPPIIPDNLKAYLLKIARNQALKKYEYIHAAKRDIDKCVPYEELSNYLAKEYMDDWRENELKEQIDIFMTSLSKSHRQIFILRYWYFMPVKEIAKCTNMSISKVESILFRTRKKLKKQLTERKYL